The Mucilaginibacter terrenus genome has a segment encoding these proteins:
- a CDS encoding sialidase family protein, producing MRPQNRRVAELSSFQANFLSSAMLSLRYTLIFILASFTTSLAQPQWKVLNQELLFTDPPFKNCHASTIMQTKTGRLLVACFGGSQESKPDVTIWLRDLNATKQQPVMVADGVINDTLRYPCWNPVLFQSRSGKLFLFYKVGPNPREWWGMLKTSADDGRTWSAARRLPDGILGPIKNKPVQLSNGVILAPSSTEENSGRWKAHIESSADDGNTWTSAPVDTTGAFDVIQPSILSYKGGRLQLLCRSKQGAVVQAWSADGGRNWGKLSKTSLLNPNSGTDAVTLRSGTQLIVYNPDVPGKDWYNGRGKLRVAVSKDGQTWRDIAMLENGSKEEYSYPAVIQTRDGLIHITYTYNRVNIKHVVLQEGK from the coding sequence TTGCGACCTCAGAACAGGCGAGTAGCAGAGCTTTCTTCATTTCAGGCAAACTTCCTATCTTCCGCCATGCTGTCTCTTAGATATACTTTGATATTCATCCTGGCATCTTTTACTACCTCTTTAGCGCAGCCACAGTGGAAAGTACTAAATCAGGAACTCCTGTTTACCGATCCGCCGTTCAAGAACTGCCATGCATCTACCATAATGCAAACTAAAACAGGCAGGCTACTGGTTGCGTGTTTTGGCGGATCGCAGGAGAGCAAGCCTGACGTTACCATATGGTTGCGCGACCTCAACGCTACCAAACAGCAGCCCGTTATGGTAGCCGATGGCGTTATCAATGATACCCTCCGGTATCCGTGTTGGAACCCGGTGCTCTTTCAATCCCGCAGCGGCAAGCTGTTCCTGTTTTACAAAGTTGGGCCAAACCCGCGCGAATGGTGGGGTATGCTTAAAACCTCCGCCGACGATGGTCGCACCTGGAGCGCTGCCCGGCGTTTGCCCGATGGTATACTCGGCCCGATTAAGAATAAGCCTGTACAGCTAAGCAATGGCGTTATACTGGCACCATCCAGTACTGAGGAGAACAGCGGCAGGTGGAAGGCGCATATAGAAAGCTCTGCCGATGATGGCAACACCTGGACGTCTGCTCCCGTAGATACTACCGGCGCGTTCGACGTTATACAGCCGAGCATATTGAGTTACAAAGGCGGGCGGCTGCAGTTGCTTTGTCGCAGCAAACAGGGCGCTGTTGTACAGGCATGGTCGGCAGATGGGGGCCGGAACTGGGGAAAGCTCAGCAAAACCAGCTTGCTTAACCCGAACTCCGGTACAGATGCGGTTACCCTCAGGAGCGGCACACAACTGATTGTATACAACCCCGACGTACCGGGAAAAGACTGGTATAATGGCCGCGGTAAGCTGCGCGTAGCCGTTTCAAAAGACGGGCAAACCTGGCGCGATATAGCCATGCTGGAAAACGGCAGTAAGGAGGAATACAGTTACCCTGCCGTTATACAAACGCGCGACGGCCTCATACACATCACTTACACCTACAACCGTGTGAATATTAAACACGTGGTATTGCAGGAGGGTAAATAA
- a CDS encoding MFS transporter: MSTINRTQLFSASCLALLVTSLSFGIRAGILNKLGTDFELDKAQLATITATAFWGFPLAVIVGGVIVDLIGMKRLLMLAFFFHLAGILLTVFATGFWTLFFSTFLIGVANGTVEAACNPLVTCLYTDEKATKLSHFHLWFPGGIVIGTLIVLLLNKVGLGWQVQVGLMLLPTLLYGYLFSKLDFPVTERVASGVSTAGMYKALLNPLFIFMFICMFGTGITELFTGQWIDVLLKNVTDNAILILTLDTGVMVVGRAFAKPILKQFSPQVVLLMSTILAAVGMYLLGTLTGNAVFFAALIFGMGVCFFWPMMLGFVNTNLPKTGALGLNLMGGAGMFSVSIYTVFMGRYYDRIVADAGGDSSHAGQQVLQTTLVIPIVLIVAFTGLVIYMRSRNKTAPAPVVTV, from the coding sequence ATGAGTACTATTAACCGCACCCAATTATTTAGTGCGAGCTGTCTTGCCCTGCTGGTTACTTCTTTGTCTTTCGGTATACGTGCCGGTATCTTAAACAAACTCGGTACAGATTTCGAGTTAGATAAAGCACAACTGGCCACCATTACAGCTACCGCATTTTGGGGCTTCCCGCTGGCCGTTATCGTCGGCGGAGTAATTGTTGACTTGATTGGTATGAAACGCTTGCTTATGCTGGCGTTCTTTTTTCATTTGGCAGGCATCCTGCTCACCGTATTTGCTACCGGTTTCTGGACGCTGTTCTTCTCTACCTTCCTTATCGGCGTTGCCAATGGTACGGTAGAAGCAGCCTGCAACCCACTGGTAACTTGTTTGTACACCGACGAAAAGGCAACCAAGCTTAGCCACTTTCACCTGTGGTTTCCCGGCGGCATCGTAATAGGTACGTTAATAGTATTATTGCTTAATAAAGTAGGCCTTGGATGGCAGGTACAGGTAGGCCTTATGTTGCTGCCTACGCTGCTTTACGGTTACCTGTTCTCCAAACTGGATTTTCCGGTTACCGAGCGTGTGGCATCCGGCGTATCTACCGCAGGTATGTACAAAGCATTGCTTAATCCTTTGTTCATTTTTATGTTTATCTGCATGTTTGGCACTGGTATAACCGAGCTGTTTACGGGCCAGTGGATAGATGTGCTGTTAAAAAATGTTACAGATAATGCTATCCTGATACTTACGCTTGATACAGGCGTAATGGTAGTAGGCAGGGCTTTTGCCAAACCTATCCTTAAACAGTTCTCTCCGCAGGTGGTGCTGTTAATGTCTACCATTTTGGCGGCTGTGGGTATGTACTTATTGGGTACGTTAACCGGCAACGCTGTGTTTTTTGCGGCACTGATATTTGGTATGGGAGTTTGCTTCTTCTGGCCAATGATGCTGGGCTTCGTAAACACCAATCTGCCAAAAACCGGCGCGTTAGGGTTAAACCTTATGGGTGGGGCAGGCATGTTCTCGGTATCTATCTATACCGTTTTTATGGGCAGGTATTACGATAGGATAGTGGCCGATGCAGGTGGCGACAGCAGCCACGCCGGGCAGCAGGTTTTGCAAACAACACTGGTAATACCTATAGTACTTATTGTAGCTTTTACAGGGTTGGTAATTTATATGCGCAGCCGCAACAAAACAGCACCTGCGCCTGTTGTAACAGTTTAA
- a CDS encoding manganese catalase family protein — protein MFHHVKDLQFNARVSRPDPRFANLLLEQFGGENGELAAAMQYFTQAYGAKVPYPDKYDMLMDIATEEFSHLEIVGATIQMLLKGVNGELKDAADQSEIMQVMDGKAAKENIIHEALANPQFLTLSGGGPRLTNSQGIPWCASYIHSNGDLTVDLRSNLASESRAKLVYEYLMQFTDDPYVKDTLSFLMTREVSHYNMFKAALDTIEPNFPPGVLQADPRFTQQYFNMSPANSARGPWNEGTMPETGKEWEYIADPIAHVQETQGLTTKDKGMDKQLAQTEKMNKELSKTKSEEVSAPQPKGVAQWSDYSGSGEIQ, from the coding sequence ATGTTCCATCACGTAAAAGACCTTCAATTTAACGCCCGGGTGTCGCGTCCCGACCCACGCTTTGCTAACTTGTTACTAGAACAATTTGGCGGCGAAAACGGCGAGCTGGCCGCGGCCATGCAGTACTTTACCCAGGCCTACGGCGCCAAAGTGCCTTATCCGGACAAGTACGATATGCTGATGGATATTGCGACCGAAGAGTTTAGCCACCTTGAAATTGTGGGTGCCACTATACAAATGCTGCTGAAAGGCGTTAACGGCGAACTGAAAGACGCCGCGGACCAATCGGAAATTATGCAGGTGATGGATGGCAAAGCTGCAAAGGAAAACATTATACACGAAGCGCTTGCAAACCCGCAATTCCTGACGCTAAGCGGCGGTGGTCCGCGTTTGACCAATAGCCAGGGCATACCATGGTGCGCATCGTACATACACTCTAACGGCGACCTTACGGTAGACCTTCGCAGCAACCTGGCATCAGAATCGAGAGCCAAGCTGGTGTACGAATACCTGATGCAGTTTACCGATGACCCGTATGTTAAGGATACCCTATCGTTCCTGATGACACGTGAGGTATCGCACTATAACATGTTTAAAGCGGCGCTGGATACAATAGAGCCTAACTTCCCGCCGGGTGTGTTACAGGCCGATCCGCGCTTTACGCAGCAGTACTTTAATATGTCGCCTGCTAACAGCGCACGCGGCCCATGGAACGAAGGCACCATGCCGGAAACCGGTAAAGAATGGGAATATATTGCAGACCCTATTGCACACGTGCAGGAAACACAAGGCCTGACCACCAAAGACAAAGGAATGGACAAACAGCTTGCCCAAACCGAGAAAATGAACAAGGAGCTGAGCAAAACCAAGAGCGAAGAGGTTAGCGCCCCGCAGCCAAAAGGCGTAGCCCAATGGAGCGATTACAGCGGCTCTGGTGAAATACAATAA
- a CDS encoding c-type cytochrome, with translation MKKVFIVLGISLVIAACGGPKPGETEEGTADSANAAQQSAVAHQSDAAQDTAVSKIGTEKAAGTADNKGQQLMASLDCNTCHKEHEKVIGPAFADIAKKYTSADEEMLAKKVIAGGSGNWGTVPMTAHPDLKLEDAKEMVKYVLSVK, from the coding sequence ATGAAAAAAGTATTCATCGTTTTAGGTATTAGTTTAGTGATAGCAGCATGTGGAGGCCCAAAACCGGGCGAAACTGAAGAAGGTACTGCCGATAGCGCAAATGCTGCGCAGCAATCAGCCGTTGCACACCAAAGCGATGCCGCACAAGACACTGCCGTATCAAAGATCGGTACCGAAAAAGCAGCAGGTACTGCAGACAATAAAGGCCAGCAGTTAATGGCTTCACTTGATTGTAACACCTGCCATAAAGAGCACGAGAAAGTAATAGGCCCTGCGTTTGCAGACATTGCTAAGAAGTATACGTCGGCTGACGAAGAAATGCTTGCAAAGAAGGTTATTGCAGGCGGCAGCGGCAACTGGGGTACAGTACCAATGACGGCTCACCCTGACCTGAAGCTTGAAGATGCTAAAGAGATGGTTAAATACGTACTGTCGGTTAAATAG
- a CDS encoding DUF937 domain-containing protein: MFDEILNMVKGQIGGHPEIASSIPPQQADAVHHEIATHINNGLQSQVAQQGGVGGLLDSLSNAATSGSPVTSAIEGGLVGSLGSKFGLSPAVTGAISAALPGLLQKFAHKAKDPNDPSITPDSISGGLGGMLKNIF; encoded by the coding sequence ATGTTCGACGAAATATTGAATATGGTGAAGGGCCAGATAGGCGGTCACCCCGAAATAGCATCATCCATTCCCCCGCAGCAGGCAGACGCCGTGCACCACGAGATTGCCACACACATAAACAACGGGCTGCAGAGCCAGGTAGCGCAGCAGGGCGGTGTAGGCGGCCTGCTCGATTCGTTGTCTAACGCGGCGACATCCGGCAGCCCTGTAACCAGCGCCATAGAAGGCGGGCTGGTAGGCAGCCTGGGCAGCAAGTTCGGCCTGTCGCCGGCAGTAACCGGCGCTATATCTGCCGCCTTACCTGGCTTGCTGCAAAAGTTTGCCCACAAAGCCAAAGACCCTAACGACCCAAGCATTACACCCGACAGCATCAGCGGCGGACTTGGCGGCATGCTGAAGAATATTTTTTAA
- a CDS encoding SH3 domain-containing protein, which produces MALQEKYAELIQQAKTGGITNLQVREQDNVLYIDGSTSSGELKDKLWDTYNKIDPDYRAGDLVLNIDATAAPGTKAKVTTESSNLNIRKGPGTDQQVLGKAAHNEEVTVLSRPNEQWSLVRTAHGVEGYAYSQYLTQV; this is translated from the coding sequence ATGGCACTACAAGAGAAATATGCCGAGCTGATACAGCAGGCAAAAACAGGTGGTATTACCAACCTGCAGGTGCGCGAACAAGACAACGTGTTGTACATTGATGGCAGCACCAGCAGCGGCGAACTTAAGGACAAGCTGTGGGATACCTATAACAAAATAGACCCGGACTACCGCGCAGGCGACCTGGTCCTGAACATAGATGCCACCGCGGCACCGGGCACAAAGGCAAAGGTTACTACGGAATCTTCTAACTTAAACATCCGCAAAGGGCCAGGTACCGATCAGCAGGTGCTGGGCAAAGCAGCCCATAACGAAGAGGTGACGGTATTAAGCCGCCCTAACGAACAATGGAGCCTGGTACGCACCGCTCATGGCGTAGAAGGCTACGCGTACAGCCAGTATTTAACACAGGTATAA
- a CDS encoding sugar phosphate isomerase/epimerase family protein, whose protein sequence is MTTRRKFLAQAGLMSAGIMLAPQLLSAKSKNGVGLQLYSLRQQLPKDVKGVIAEVAKAGYQEVETFGYSKTNGFWGLSAKEFSELLKANNLKTPSGHYGLDEFFSTGKMDQFDAYIEAALATGQTYVIVPSLNHNLIKTAADFKTIAEKLNKAAEVLKTHGLKLGYHNHNFEWTETEGTTFYDTILNATDPKLVNMELDLYWVVRAGHDPIELFKKHPGRFKFVHVKDMDKTNNNLNTEIGTGTIDFKSIFAQAKLAGIEHYIVEQENYTNIDPYKSIAQSSGYIKNTLKV, encoded by the coding sequence ATGACAACCAGGAGAAAATTTTTAGCCCAGGCTGGCTTGATGTCGGCCGGAATTATGCTTGCGCCACAATTATTGTCGGCAAAGAGCAAAAACGGTGTTGGCCTGCAATTATACAGCCTTCGCCAGCAATTACCTAAAGACGTAAAAGGCGTAATTGCCGAAGTAGCAAAAGCAGGTTACCAGGAAGTAGAAACTTTTGGTTACTCAAAGACTAATGGTTTTTGGGGCCTTAGCGCCAAGGAATTCAGCGAATTGCTTAAAGCAAATAACCTGAAGACTCCAAGCGGTCACTACGGCCTCGACGAGTTTTTTAGCACCGGTAAAATGGACCAGTTTGATGCGTACATCGAAGCAGCTTTGGCAACAGGCCAAACCTACGTTATTGTACCATCATTAAACCATAACCTGATTAAAACCGCTGCGGATTTTAAGACCATTGCCGAAAAACTGAACAAAGCTGCCGAGGTGTTAAAAACACACGGATTAAAGCTGGGCTACCACAACCACAACTTTGAGTGGACCGAAACTGAAGGTACTACCTTTTACGACACCATACTGAACGCAACCGACCCTAAGCTGGTGAACATGGAGCTGGACCTGTACTGGGTAGTTCGCGCTGGTCATGACCCGATCGAATTGTTCAAGAAACATCCGGGACGCTTCAAGTTTGTGCACGTGAAGGATATGGATAAAACCAACAACAACCTAAACACAGAGATTGGTACCGGTACCATTGATTTCAAGAGCATATTTGCACAGGCGAAACTCGCAGGCATAGAGCACTACATTGTAGAGCAGGAAAATTATACCAATATCGATCCTTACAAGAGCATCGCACAAAGCAGCGGCTACATCAAAAACACGCTGAAAGTTTAA
- a CDS encoding nucleoside permease encodes MTLTTRVKLSTMMFLQFFIWGSWFVTMGTYLGKTLAASGTQNATAYSSQSWGAIIAPFIIGLIADRFFSAQKVLGVLHLIGAALLYYITTIPNFDGFLPVIFAYMIAYMPTLALVNSVSFKQMTNPSKEFPPIRILGTLGWIVAGLLIGWLGWEQSNSLVLTFKMAAIASLILGLLSFALPSTPPAKKGQKTTMSDIMGLDSIGLLKNTSYLIFFIASVAICIPLAFYYNFTNPFLNELKMEGAAAKQSIGQMSELAFMALMPLFFVRLGVKKMLAVGMLAWVLRYVFFAYGDIGSNYWMLIAGIVLHGICYDFFFVTGQIYTDNLAGERFKSAAQGFITLATYGVGMLIGSYMSGPIVDHWKTAEGHNWQTIWLIPAGIAGVVLLVFIIFFKDTNQIQNKPGLDIEEPAEGRLEV; translated from the coding sequence ATGACCTTAACTACACGCGTCAAGTTGTCTACCATGATGTTTCTCCAGTTTTTTATCTGGGGATCATGGTTTGTAACAATGGGGACGTATTTAGGTAAAACACTTGCGGCAAGCGGCACGCAAAACGCCACCGCTTATTCAAGCCAGTCTTGGGGCGCAATTATAGCTCCTTTCATAATCGGCTTAATTGCCGACCGTTTCTTTTCAGCACAAAAGGTATTGGGCGTTTTACACCTGATAGGCGCCGCCCTGCTTTATTACATTACAACCATACCCAATTTCGATGGGTTCCTTCCGGTAATATTTGCTTACATGATCGCCTATATGCCAACCCTTGCGCTGGTAAACTCGGTATCGTTCAAGCAAATGACCAATCCAAGTAAAGAATTCCCGCCTATCCGTATCTTGGGTACGTTAGGTTGGATAGTTGCCGGCCTGCTAATTGGCTGGTTAGGATGGGAGCAAAGCAATTCACTGGTGCTTACCTTTAAGATGGCTGCTATCGCGTCTTTAATCTTAGGCTTGCTTAGCTTCGCTTTGCCGTCAACTCCTCCTGCGAAAAAAGGTCAGAAAACAACCATGAGCGACATCATGGGATTGGATTCGATAGGGTTGTTGAAAAACACATCGTATCTTATTTTCTTCATTGCTTCTGTTGCTATATGTATACCGCTGGCATTTTATTACAATTTCACCAACCCTTTTCTTAACGAATTGAAGATGGAAGGTGCTGCTGCAAAGCAATCTATCGGGCAAATGTCTGAACTTGCCTTTATGGCATTAATGCCTTTGTTCTTTGTTAGGCTGGGTGTTAAAAAGATGCTTGCCGTAGGTATGCTTGCCTGGGTGCTGCGTTATGTATTCTTTGCTTACGGAGACATAGGTTCTAATTACTGGATGCTGATTGCGGGTATTGTGCTGCATGGTATCTGTTACGACTTTTTCTTCGTTACCGGTCAGATCTATACAGATAACCTTGCCGGCGAGCGTTTTAAGAGCGCGGCACAGGGCTTTATCACCTTAGCGACTTACGGTGTGGGTATGCTAATAGGATCGTACATGTCGGGCCCGATAGTTGACCATTGGAAAACTGCAGAAGGCCACAACTGGCAAACCATCTGGTTAATACCTGCAGGTATTGCCGGTGTAGTATTGCTTGTGTTCATCATTTTCTTTAAGGATACTAACCAAATACAAAACAAGCCGGGCCTTGATATTGAAGAACCAGCTGAAGGCCGTTTAGAAGTATAA
- a CDS encoding 3-keto-disaccharide hydrolase, translating into MKHKLILTALLSGGFYMANAQQGAKPEDTEKWEPVPKVVTAGKTGSEAPSDAVVLFDGKNLDEWVDVQSGSPAKWDVKDGILTVNKSTGNIETKKKFGNYQLHIEWKVPANITGTGQARGNSGIFLASIGKGDAGYELQVLDSYNNKTYVNGMAGSIYKQFIPLANPTRPPGSWNVYDVIWTAPTFKADGSLNTPARVTVMFNGVLVENNIELLGPTQYIGAPGYRQAHGASPIKLQAHGDKSEPLSFRNIWVREL; encoded by the coding sequence ATGAAACACAAACTAATACTTACCGCTTTACTGTCAGGAGGCTTTTATATGGCTAATGCACAGCAAGGCGCAAAACCTGAAGACACAGAGAAATGGGAGCCGGTACCAAAGGTGGTAACCGCAGGCAAAACGGGCTCCGAAGCTCCGTCTGACGCTGTTGTTCTGTTTGACGGTAAGAACCTGGACGAGTGGGTTGACGTACAAAGCGGTTCACCCGCAAAATGGGACGTTAAGGACGGCATCCTGACCGTTAACAAGTCAACTGGTAACATCGAAACCAAAAAGAAATTCGGCAACTACCAGCTGCACATCGAGTGGAAAGTACCTGCAAACATCACCGGTACAGGCCAGGCACGTGGTAACAGCGGTATCTTTCTTGCTTCAATTGGCAAGGGCGATGCAGGTTACGAGCTTCAGGTGCTTGACTCCTACAACAACAAAACTTACGTAAATGGAATGGCTGGTAGTATTTACAAACAGTTCATCCCGCTTGCAAACCCGACCCGTCCTCCGGGTAGCTGGAACGTTTACGATGTGATCTGGACCGCGCCTACCTTCAAAGCTGATGGAAGTTTGAACACTCCGGCACGTGTAACCGTTATGTTTAACGGTGTATTGGTAGAGAACAACATTGAGTTATTGGGCCCTACACAGTACATTGGTGCTCCAGGCTACCGCCAAGCACACGGTGCATCGCCAATTAAGCTACAGGCTCACGGCGACAAAAGCGAGCCGCTTAGCTTCCGCAACATCTGGGTACGTGAATTATAG
- a CDS encoding hydroxypyruvate isomerase family protein, with amino-acid sequence MASNHNRRTAIKSMLAGTAAIGASGMISSFTADNSKSPMAEKLKGNINHAVCRWCYGDITVENLCIAAKEIGIKGIDLVGPLDWPTLKKHGLYSSMCNGAEINLTDGFGDKEFHAQLHKNYTEMIPKVAAAGYKNLICFSGSRRGKDNETGWNNCVEGLKPMVALAEKHGVVLVMELLNSKIDHKDYQADRVEWGAELCKRLGSENFKLLFDIYHMQIDEGDVIRNIRQYHQYINHYHTGGVPGRNEIDETQELYYPAIMRAIVEVGHKGFVAQEFIPKQKDKIASLRKAVQICDV; translated from the coding sequence ATGGCATCAAACCACAACAGACGAACCGCTATTAAAAGCATGCTTGCAGGTACTGCGGCAATAGGGGCATCAGGCATGATCTCCTCTTTCACCGCAGATAACTCAAAATCACCTATGGCCGAAAAGCTGAAAGGAAACATAAACCACGCGGTTTGCCGCTGGTGTTATGGCGATATTACAGTAGAGAACCTTTGCATTGCTGCAAAGGAGATCGGCATAAAGGGTATAGACCTGGTTGGTCCGTTGGACTGGCCTACGCTGAAGAAGCATGGTTTATACTCCTCGATGTGTAATGGTGCGGAAATTAACCTTACAGACGGTTTTGGTGATAAAGAGTTCCACGCGCAACTGCATAAGAACTATACCGAGATGATCCCTAAAGTGGCAGCTGCGGGTTACAAAAACCTTATCTGCTTCAGCGGTAGCCGTCGCGGTAAGGACAACGAAACCGGTTGGAACAACTGTGTAGAAGGCCTTAAACCAATGGTAGCCCTCGCCGAAAAACATGGTGTGGTATTGGTGATGGAACTGCTTAACAGCAAGATTGACCATAAAGACTACCAGGCGGACAGGGTAGAGTGGGGTGCAGAACTTTGCAAGCGCTTAGGATCTGAAAACTTCAAGCTGTTGTTTGACATCTATCACATGCAGATAGACGAGGGTGACGTAATCCGTAACATCCGTCAGTATCACCAGTACATCAATCACTATCATACAGGTGGTGTACCGGGACGTAACGAGATAGACGAAACCCAGGAACTATACTACCCTGCAATTATGCGCGCCATTGTTGAAGTGGGCCACAAAGGGTTTGTAGCACAGGAATTTATACCAAAACAAAAAGACAAGATAGCTTCCTTACGCAAGGCAGTACAGATCTGCGACGTTTAA
- a CDS encoding sugar phosphate isomerase/epimerase family protein: protein MNTIKGPAIFLAQFIGNDAPFNSLETICKWAAGLGYKGVQLPTNDTRFIDLQKAAESKTYADEIKGIVSAAGLEITELSTHLQGQLVAVNPAYDSLFDAFAPDAYKNNPAERQKWAVQQLKYAAKASQNLGLNAHVTFSGALIWQTVYPWPQRPAGLVDAAFTELAKRWEPILNVFDENGIDLCYEIHPGEDLHDGITYEMFLDKVNQHKRACLLYDPSHFVLQALDYLEYIDIYHERIKMFHVKDAEFNPTGRQGVYGGYQDWINRAGRFRSLGDGQVDFKGIFSKLTQYDYKGWAVLEWECALKHPEDGAREGAQFIKDHIIRVTDRTFDDFAASGSDDAFNRKLMGIE, encoded by the coding sequence ATGAACACTATTAAAGGACCTGCTATATTTTTAGCACAATTCATAGGCAACGACGCCCCATTTAACAGCCTGGAAACCATTTGCAAATGGGCTGCAGGTTTGGGTTACAAAGGTGTACAGTTGCCAACAAACGATACCCGCTTTATTGATCTGCAAAAAGCTGCAGAAAGCAAGACCTATGCCGACGAGATAAAAGGCATTGTAAGCGCTGCCGGATTGGAGATCACCGAGCTATCTACCCACTTACAGGGGCAGCTGGTAGCGGTAAATCCGGCCTACGATTCGTTATTTGACGCTTTCGCGCCGGATGCTTATAAGAACAACCCTGCAGAGCGCCAGAAATGGGCTGTGCAGCAGTTAAAGTATGCTGCTAAAGCTTCACAAAATCTAGGTCTTAACGCGCATGTTACCTTTAGCGGAGCGCTTATCTGGCAAACCGTTTACCCGTGGCCACAACGCCCGGCCGGTTTGGTTGATGCTGCTTTTACAGAACTCGCAAAACGCTGGGAGCCTATCCTGAACGTTTTTGACGAGAACGGCATAGACCTGTGTTACGAGATACACCCGGGTGAAGACCTGCATGACGGCATCACTTACGAGATGTTTCTAGACAAGGTAAACCAGCATAAACGCGCTTGTTTACTTTACGATCCATCTCACTTTGTTTTACAGGCGCTTGACTACCTGGAGTACATCGACATCTATCACGAACGTATAAAAATGTTCCATGTGAAAGATGCTGAATTTAATCCTACAGGCCGCCAGGGTGTTTATGGGGGTTACCAGGATTGGATAAACCGCGCGGGCAGGTTCCGCTCTTTAGGAGACGGTCAGGTTGACTTTAAAGGAATTTTTAGCAAATTAACTCAATACGATTATAAAGGCTGGGCAGTGCTGGAGTGGGAGTGTGCTTTAAAGCACCCGGAAGATGGTGCAAGGGAAGGCGCCCAGTTTATTAAGGACCATATCATCAGGGTTACCGACCGTACGTTTGATGATTTTGCGGCATCTGGATCTGATGATGCGTTTAACCGTAAATTAATGGGGATTGAGTAA
- a CDS encoding tail fiber domain-containing protein gives MKLKYNIALAAAFGFSLIAGTSYAQQATQQPVQNALPVINALQPVTYQFDAKKYPSLKLTAGSQYGFAQTPTQVPGLLTEKNIWHTAGKNQQVATSVSTANHEVLIPLLVSAIQEQQAEIKQLREEVRRLSAK, from the coding sequence ATGAAACTGAAATACAATATTGCACTGGCAGCCGCATTCGGCTTTTCATTAATAGCCGGTACTTCCTATGCCCAGCAAGCTACACAGCAACCCGTACAAAATGCTTTACCGGTGATAAACGCCCTGCAGCCGGTTACCTACCAGTTCGACGCGAAGAAATATCCTTCACTTAAACTTACGGCCGGCAGCCAGTACGGCTTCGCGCAAACACCTACCCAGGTACCCGGCCTGCTTACCGAAAAGAACATTTGGCACACCGCAGGCAAAAACCAGCAGGTAGCCACCAGTGTAAGCACTGCCAACCACGAGGTGCTGATACCCTTACTGGTAAGCGCCATACAGGAACAACAGGCAGAGATAAAGCAACTGCGCGAAGAAGTGCGGCGGTTGTCGGCAAAGTAA